The following are from one region of the Sorghum bicolor cultivar BTx623 chromosome 2, Sorghum_bicolor_NCBIv3, whole genome shotgun sequence genome:
- the LOC8062080 gene encoding subtilisin-like protease SBT3.6, whose product MAALLGFFLLLVLQLGPSSCSNVYIVYMGEGNPELHPELVRDSHHGMLAALLGSEQAAKDAILYSYRHGFSGFAAVLTDSQAARLADSPGVVRVVRNRVLDLHTTRSWDFMRVNPSHSVGILSESRFGEDSIIGVLDTGIWPESASFRDDGIGEVPRRWKGQCVAGDRFNASNCNRKIIGAKWYIKGYEAEYGKMNTTDIYEFMSARDAVGHGTHTASTAAGALVADANFRGLASGVARGGAPRARIAVYKVCWATGDCTSADILAAFDDAIHDGVDVLSVSLGQAPPLPAYVDDVLSIGSFHAVARGIVVVCSAGNSGPYSETVINSAPWIVTVAAGTIDRTFLAKITLGNNSTYVGQTLYTGKHPGKSIRIVYAEDIASNNADDTDARSCTAGSLNSTLVKGNVVLCFQTRAQRSASVAVETVKKARGVGVIFAQFLTKDIASSFDIPSVQVDYQVGTAILAYTTSMRNPTVQSGSAKTILGELIGPEVAYFSSRGPSSLSPSVLKPDIAAPGVNILAAWTPAAAISSAIGSVNFKIDSGTSMSCPHISGVVALLKSMHPNWSPAAVKSALVTTANVQDTYGFEIVSEAAPYNQANPFDYGGGHVDPNRAAHPGLVYEMGTSDYVRFLCSMGYNTSAISSMTQQHETCQHTPKTQLNLNLPSITIPELRGRLTVSRTVTNVGSASSKYRARVEAPPGVDVTVSPSLLTFNSTMRSLTFKVTFQAKLKVQGRYNFGSLTWEDGVHTVRIPLVVRTMVSKFYVNS is encoded by the exons atggctgcCCTGCTCGGCTTCTTCTTGCTGCTGGTGCTTCAGCTCGGCCCCTCTTCTTGCAGCAAT GTGTACATTGTGTACATGGGGGAGGGGAATCCCGAGCTGCACCCGGAGCTGGTCCGGGACTCGCACCACGGCATGCTCGCCGCCCTTCTCGGCAG CGAGCAGGCGGCCAAGGACGCCATCCTTTACAGCTACAGGCACGGCTTCTCCGGGTTCGCCGCCGTGCTCACGGACAGCCAGGCGGCGCGGCTCGCCG ATTCACCTGGGGTTGTGCGAGTGGTGCGGAATCGTGTTCTTGACCTGCACACCACCAGGAGCTGGGACTTCATGCGAGTGAACCCGTCGCACTCGGTTGGAATCCTCTCAGAGAGTAGATTCGGTGAGGATTCCATTATTGGTGTGCTAGACACTG GAATATGGCCAGAGTCGGCCAGTTTTAGAGACGACGGCATCGGCGAGGTTCCACGGCGGTGGAAAGGGCAATGCGTCGCCGGAGACAGGTTCAATGCTTCCAACTGCAACAG GAAAATAATAGGCGCGAAATGGTACATCAAAGGATACGAAGCCGAGTACGGGAAGATGAACACCACCGATATCTATGAGTTCATGTCTGCGAGAGACGCTGTTGGGCATGGCACGCACACAGCCTCCACAGCTGCTGGTGCTCTGGTAGCCGATGCAAACTTCAGGGGCCTTGCCAGCGGTGTTGCAAGGGGAGGAGCACCCAGGGCAAGGATCGCGGTTTACAAAGTGTGCTGGGCCACCGGAGATTGCACTTCTGCAGATATCCTTGCAGCTTTTGACGATGCCATACATGACGGCGTCGATGTGCTTTCGGTGTCCCTAGGCCAAGCACCGCCACTCCCTGCGTATGTTGATGATGTACTGTCCATTGGATCCTTCCATGCTGTTGCGAGAGGGATTGTTGTGGTCTGCTCTGCAGGAAATTCTGGGCCTTATTCAGAGACGGTCATCAACTCGGCGCCATGGATTGTGACCGTTGCTGCTGGCACCATTGATAGGACTTTCCTCGCAAAGATCACCCTTGGCAACAATAGCACCTATGTG GGTCAAACACTGTACACTGGAAAGCATCCTGGAAAAAGCATACGCATAGTCTATGCTGAAGACATTGCATCTAATAATGCAGACGATACAGATGCAAG AAGCTGCACTGCAGGATCTCTGAATTCTACTCTAGTGAAAGGAAATGTGGTGCTTTGCTTCCAGACAAGGGCACAGAGATCAGCTTCAGTGGCAGTGGAGACTGTCAAGAAAGCTCGAGGCGTTGGAGTTATCTTCGCCCAGTTCTTAACTAAGGACATTGCATCTTCTTTCGACATTCCCAGTGTTCAAGTAGACTATCAAGTTGGAACAGCTATACTTGCATACACTACTAGCATGAG AAACCCAACAGTTCAGTCTGGCTCAGCAAAAACAATTCTTGGAGAACTGATAGGCCCAGAAGTTGCGTATTTCTCATCTCGGGGTCCAAGTTCTCTGTCCCCCTCTGTCCTGAAG CCAGACATCGCTGCTCCAGGTGTCAACATTTTGGCCGCATGGACTCCTGCTGCTGCCATATCATCAGCCATTGGATCTGTGAACTTCAAGATTGATTCAGGAACCTCGATGTCCTGCCCACACATTTCAGGAGTTGTTGCTCTCCTCAAATCAATGCATCCTAATTGGAGTCCTGCTGCAGTAAAATCAGCACTTGTCACAACAG CTAATGTCCAAGACACATATGGGTTTGAGATTGTATCCGAGGCGGCACCCTACAATCAGGCAAACCCATTCGATTACGGAGGTGGTCATGTGGATCCAAACAGGGCTGCACACCCCGGTCTTGTGTATGAGATGGGGACATCTGACTATGTGCGCTTCCTTTGCTCCATGGGCTACAACACCTCAGCCATCAGCTCCATGACTCAACAGCATGAGACCTGTCAGCACACACCAAAGACGCAGCTGAACCTGAACCTGCCATCCATCACAATTCCCGAACTGAGGGGCAGGCTTACCGTGTCAAGAACAGTCACCAACGTCGGCTCAGCCTCGTCAAAGTACAGAGCTCGTGTGGAAGCTCCTCCAGGGGTGGACGTCACCGTGAGCCCTTCTCTCCTGACCTTCAACTCGACCATGAGAAGTTTGACGTTCAAGGTGACGTTCCAGGCCAAACTGAAGGTGCAAGGGAGATACAACTTCGGCAGCCTGACATGGGAGGATGGCGTGCACACGGTGAGGATCCCTCTGGTGGTTCGGACGATGGTCAGTAAGTTCTATGTCAATTCATGA
- the LOC8062081 gene encoding vegetative cell wall protein gp1, whose protein sequence is MLGAVVRVPAPILLPLLPGPTRPLLLRRRRHCLPPEAPMASATPSDGGAAKPDAAPAPVPVPAPAPTPLPLPPEKPLPGDCCGSGCVRCVWDIYFDELDAYDKALAAHAAASSGSGAKDDSADTKPSDGAKS, encoded by the coding sequence ATGCTGGGCGCCGTCGTCCGTGTCCCGGCGCCGATCCTGCTGCCTCTCCTCCCCGGACCGACGcgccctctcctcctccgccgccgccgccactgccTCCCGCCCGAGGCGCCCATGGCCTCGGCCACCCCTAGCGACGGCGGCGCCGCGAAGCCCGatgccgcgcccgcgcccgtgcccgtgcccgcgcccgcgccaacgccgctgccgctgccgcccgaGAAGCCTCTCCCGGGCGACTGCTGCGGCAGCGGCTGCGTGCGCTGCGTCTGGGACATATATTTCGACGAGCTCGACGCGTACGACAAGGCGCTCGCCGCCCACGCGGCCGCCTCCTCAGGCTCCGGCGCCAAGGACGACTCCGCCGATACCAAGCCCAGCGACGGCGCCAAGTCCTGA
- the LOC110432812 gene encoding uncharacterized protein LOC110432812 isoform X1 yields MVTAAAAASTSLRPLSSSPSPIASLPRRWCWGIPVQSAGRSAFHAERRRRTTLLCAADKPPEESLKKTVEVDRLIDMLRNANPRELDQIVVENVLSFDAGFWVRLAARIDLCKSDDDKKDYEELAENVMNIVDRLVHKTNQKIDQSTDVLKAIISPVMHEGDVQWPPRGPDTLKLMEKELTRREQEGQLDEGFLSEVSAQLRQAKQDGDKPGLQAMLQKVLQLYASKSLQKRSYAYKGGQVVVPEKFLECVIQAPENEWNTVLLDGLTVGKGDVSPDDLYAVINKRIERVLIRTEGGSYQQRILVEYLKEIQARAEEVVKVLQGPTI; encoded by the exons ATGGtgacggccgccgccgccgcatccaCGTCGCTCCGGCCACTGTCTTCGTCCCCATCTCCCATCGCG AGTTTGCCCCGTCGGTGGTGTTGGGGGATCCCGGTGCAGTCCGCCGGGCGGAGCGCATTCCATGCGGAACGGCGGAGACG GACGACTTTATTATGCGCAGCTGATAAACCTCCTGAAGAATCCCTCAAAAAGACCGTAGAAGTGGATAGGCTGATTGATATGCTGAGGAATGCAAATCCTAGAGAG CTTGATCAAATAGTGGTTGAAAATGTTCTGTCATTCGACGCTGGTTTCTGGGTTCGGCTAGCAGCTAGAATTGACCTCTGCAAATCAGATGATGATAAA AAAGATTATGAAGAGCTGGCAGAAAATGTCATGAACATTGTTGACCGGCTTGTTCACAAGACTAAT CAAAAGATTGATCAGTCAACAGATGTGCTGAAGGCAATCATTAGTCCTGTGATGCATGAGGGAGATGTGCAGTGGCCACCAAGAGGTCCAGACACTCTCAAATTGATGGAGAAA GAATTAACACGCCGAGAACAAGAAGGACAGCTTGATGAGGGATTTCTGTCAGAAGTTAGTGCTCAGTTGAGgcaa GCTAAACAAGATGGAGATAAGCCAGGGCTTCAAGCTATGCTACAAAAAGTGTTGCAGTTATATGCTTCCAAATCTCTCCAAAAACGTAGCTATGCATACAAAG GGGGGCAAGTCGTAGTTCCCGAAAAGTTCCTCGAATGTGTAATACAGG CGCCCGAGAATGAGTGGAACACGGTGTTGCTTGACGGGCTTACAGTAGGAAAAGGAGACGTTTCACCAGATGATCTTTATGCCGTTATTAACaagagaattgagagagtctTGATTCGTACG GAAGGTGGTTCGTACCAACAACGCATACTGGTTGAGTATCTAAAAGAGATACAGGCTAGAGCAGAGGAAGTCGTCAAAGTGCTCCAGGGACCAACAATATAA
- the LOC110432812 gene encoding uncharacterized protein LOC110432812 isoform X2, giving the protein MRNGGDADKPPEESLKKTVEVDRLIDMLRNANPRELDQIVVENVLSFDAGFWVRLAARIDLCKSDDDKKDYEELAENVMNIVDRLVHKTNQKIDQSTDVLKAIISPVMHEGDVQWPPRGPDTLKLMEKELTRREQEGQLDEGFLSEVSAQLRQAKQDGDKPGLQAMLQKVLQLYASKSLQKRSYAYKGGQVVVPEKFLECVIQAPENEWNTVLLDGLTVGKGDVSPDDLYAVINKRIERVLIRTEGGSYQQRILVEYLKEIQARAEEVVKVLQGPTI; this is encoded by the exons ATGCGGAACGGCGGAGACG CTGATAAACCTCCTGAAGAATCCCTCAAAAAGACCGTAGAAGTGGATAGGCTGATTGATATGCTGAGGAATGCAAATCCTAGAGAG CTTGATCAAATAGTGGTTGAAAATGTTCTGTCATTCGACGCTGGTTTCTGGGTTCGGCTAGCAGCTAGAATTGACCTCTGCAAATCAGATGATGATAAA AAAGATTATGAAGAGCTGGCAGAAAATGTCATGAACATTGTTGACCGGCTTGTTCACAAGACTAAT CAAAAGATTGATCAGTCAACAGATGTGCTGAAGGCAATCATTAGTCCTGTGATGCATGAGGGAGATGTGCAGTGGCCACCAAGAGGTCCAGACACTCTCAAATTGATGGAGAAA GAATTAACACGCCGAGAACAAGAAGGACAGCTTGATGAGGGATTTCTGTCAGAAGTTAGTGCTCAGTTGAGgcaa GCTAAACAAGATGGAGATAAGCCAGGGCTTCAAGCTATGCTACAAAAAGTGTTGCAGTTATATGCTTCCAAATCTCTCCAAAAACGTAGCTATGCATACAAAG GGGGGCAAGTCGTAGTTCCCGAAAAGTTCCTCGAATGTGTAATACAGG CGCCCGAGAATGAGTGGAACACGGTGTTGCTTGACGGGCTTACAGTAGGAAAAGGAGACGTTTCACCAGATGATCTTTATGCCGTTATTAACaagagaattgagagagtctTGATTCGTACG GAAGGTGGTTCGTACCAACAACGCATACTGGTTGAGTATCTAAAAGAGATACAGGCTAGAGCAGAGGAAGTCGTCAAAGTGCTCCAGGGACCAACAATATAA
- the LOC110432813 gene encoding uncharacterized protein LOC110432813 produces the protein MRTSGGPAPTGRADGVKSDPLRASLTCAKGMAADQAVVPIPRHQGRDVLQLPRDRACHVNPHVSVGGIMLGGPGLTGTPNGTGEAWQRMPVSSQLHNKKGQFTEKTEAGDTVRCCWNFQVLQV, from the exons ATGCGCACGagtggaggtcctgctcctACAGGCCGTGCCGATGGAGTCAAATCTGATCCTCTGCGGGCCTCGTTGACCTGTGCCAAGGGCATGGCGGCAGATCAGGCTGTTGTGCCCATCCCTCGCCACCAAGGGAGGGATGTGCTCCAACTTCCAAGGGATAGAGCCTGCCATGTCAATCCTCATGTATCGGTTGGTGGAATTATGCTTGGAGGCCCTGGCCTCACCGGTACACCGAATGGCACTGGTGAGGCATGGCAGCGGATGCCTGTCAGCAGTCAGCTCCATAACAAGAAGGGACAGTTCACAGAGAAAACAGAGGCAGGTGACACCGTAAGGTGTTGTtggaacttccag GTTCTTCAGGTGTGA
- the LOC8054892 gene encoding protein MEI2-like 6 translates to MAPAVSSLSPAAPAYTPKTGAPWIPPPLVPGFVTYICMPPPPLPEFLPWPHLGAPPPPPPPPPPCWSLPQVACVPGMPTQAPPPADVVPHGAMAMAPPSGQAPGSWPRRHPKAPRKQRVAGPAPAATAVASCGVKSAADAKEAAATNQPSPRSVLAVAVPSPPISPTTSLPTSFPYQLVLPTAPPADAAGVAYTAAPSHAEGSVAIIRPPQRPRRRPRGPRRARPASRAHVRHAVKPRRLFDPNSERTSLMIRNIPNDFTRMRLMNILDEHCFIENEKIEPGGVRSEYDFLYLPIDFRTLANKGYAFVNMTSPEAARRLWADLDRHRWAFKRSGKTCAVDYADRQGRDPLVEHFSGSRFDCHTEEYLPVRFEPPRDGTRPAEGAVHVVGRLAARPRPRPHAGDGK, encoded by the exons ATGGCGCCCGCCGTCAGCTCCCTCAGCCCCGCGGCTCCGGCGTACACCCCGAAGACGGGCGCGCCATGGATCCCACCACCGCTCGTGCCTGGTTTTGTGACGTACATCTGCATGCCTCCGCCGCCATTGCCGGAGTTCCTACCGTGGCCGCACCTGGgtgctccgcctccgcctccgcctccgcctccgccttgcTGGAGCCTTCCTCAGGTCGCTTGCGTCCCGGGGATGCCGACGCAGGCACCGCCTCCTGCCGACGTCGTGCCGCACGGAGCGATGGCCATGGCGCCCCCCTCTGGGCAAGCTCCCGGTTCCTGGCCACGACGCCATCCCAAGGCTCCAAGGAAGCAGCGAGTGGCTGGTCCGGCTCCGGCGGCAACCGCTGTGGCGTCCTGTGGCGTGAAGTCCGCCGCGGACGcgaaggaggcggcggcgaccaACCAGCCGTCCCCGCGCTCTGTGCTCGCCGTCGCGGTACCGAGCCCGCCCATCTCGCCGACGACGTCCCTGCCGACGTCGTTCCCGTACCAGCTGGTGCTCCCTACCGCGCCGCCGGCCGACGCAGCTGGCGTGGCCTACACTGCGGCGCCTTCCCACGCCGAGGGCAGCGTGGCCATCATCCGTCCACCGCAGAGGCCGAGGCGGCGGCCGCGCGGGCCGCGTCGTGCGCGGCCGGCTTCCAGAGCGCATGTACGCCACGCCGTCAAGCCTCGCCGTCTCTTTGACCCTAACTCTGAGCGAACCAGTCTCATGATCCGAAACATTCCTAATGATTTCAC GCGGATGAGGCTGATGAACATCCTCGACGAACATTGCTTCATCGAAAACGAGAAAATCGAGCCGGGTGGGGTGAGGTCGGAATATGATTTCCTCTACCTGCCGATAGATTTCAG GACCCTTGCGAACAAGGGCTACGCCTTTGTGAACATGACTTCGCCGGAGGCGGCCCGCCGGCTCTGGGCGGACCTCGACAGGCACCGGTGGGCGTTCAAGCGCAGCGGCAAGACCTGCGCGGTCGACTACGCTGATCGACAG GGGCGTGACCCGTTGGTCGAGCATTTTTCTGGATCACGCTTCGACTGCCACACCGAGGAGTACCTGCCGGTGCGCTTCGAGCCGCCGCGGGACGGCACCCGGCCGGCGGAGGGCGCGGTGCATGTCGTCGGTAGGCTCGCCGCCCGCCCCCGCCCGCGCCCCCACGCTGGAGATGGGAAGTAA